One stretch of Limnohabitans sp. DNA includes these proteins:
- the lysS gene encoding lysine--tRNA ligase: MPDTNANAPTALAPQDDNQLIAERREKLKAMRQAQAEGKGVAFPNDFKPEHHAANLHQAHGDKDAEALNGEGVAKTTAKVAGRMMLKRVMGKASFATLQDATGRIQVYVTRDDVGEDLYALFKHWDLGDIVGVEGHLFKTRTGELSIHATSIRMLTKSLRPMPDKFHGVADQEVKYRQRYVDLMTDEAARKRFVARSKAVSGIREFMVQHGFLEVETPMLHPIPGGANAKPFITHHNALEQEMFLRIAPELYLKRLLVGGFERVFEINRNFRNEGISVRHNPEFTMMEFYAAYWNYQDLMGFTESLIRNAAMTAAGTLDLTYNGKPVDLNKPFARMTIREAIVKYTEAGEACETGTGARVDNAEWLINALKKLGMNEAKDKLSTRSLASLQVFYFEETVEDKLWEPTFIMEHPTEISPLARANDTRPEVTERFELYITGREFGNGFSELNDAEDQAARFHAQVAAKDDGDDEAMYYDHDFVRALEYGMPPAGGCGIGIDRLMMLLTDSASIRDVILFPALRHVQE, encoded by the coding sequence ATGCCAGACACAAACGCCAACGCCCCAACCGCGCTCGCCCCGCAAGATGACAACCAACTGATCGCCGAGCGCCGCGAAAAACTCAAAGCCATGCGCCAGGCGCAGGCCGAAGGCAAAGGCGTGGCCTTCCCCAACGACTTCAAGCCCGAGCACCACGCCGCCAACCTGCACCAAGCCCACGGCGACAAAGACGCCGAAGCCTTGAACGGCGAAGGTGTGGCCAAAACCACCGCCAAAGTGGCGGGCCGCATGATGCTCAAGCGCGTCATGGGCAAGGCCAGCTTTGCCACGTTGCAAGATGCCACGGGCCGCATCCAGGTCTATGTGACCCGCGACGACGTGGGTGAAGACCTGTATGCCCTGTTCAAGCACTGGGACCTGGGCGACATCGTGGGCGTCGAGGGTCATTTGTTCAAGACCCGCACAGGCGAGCTGTCCATCCACGCCACCAGCATCCGCATGCTCACCAAGAGCCTGCGCCCCATGCCCGACAAGTTCCACGGCGTGGCCGACCAAGAAGTGAAGTACCGCCAGCGCTACGTGGACCTGATGACCGACGAAGCCGCCCGCAAGCGCTTTGTGGCCCGCAGCAAGGCCGTCAGCGGCATCCGCGAGTTCATGGTCCAGCACGGCTTTCTGGAAGTCGAAACGCCCATGCTGCACCCCATCCCCGGCGGTGCCAACGCCAAGCCGTTCATCACGCACCACAACGCGCTGGAGCAAGAAATGTTCTTGCGCATCGCGCCCGAGCTCTACCTCAAGCGCTTGTTGGTGGGCGGTTTTGAACGTGTGTTCGAGATCAACCGCAACTTCCGCAACGAAGGCATCTCGGTGCGCCACAACCCCGAATTCACCATGATGGAGTTTTATGCAGCCTACTGGAACTACCAGGACCTGATGGGTTTTACCGAAAGCCTGATCCGCAACGCGGCCATGACCGCTGCGGGCACCCTGGACTTGACCTACAACGGCAAGCCGGTGGACCTGAACAAGCCTTTCGCCCGCATGACGATCCGCGAAGCGATCGTGAAATACACCGAAGCTGGCGAAGCATGTGAAACCGGCACAGGCGCACGGGTGGACAATGCCGAATGGCTGATCAACGCCCTCAAAAAACTGGGCATGAACGAAGCCAAGGACAAACTGTCCACCCGCAGCCTGGCCAGCCTGCAGGTGTTTTATTTTGAGGAAACCGTGGAAGACAAGCTCTGGGAGCCCACCTTCATCATGGAACACCCCACAGAAATCTCACCACTGGCCCGCGCCAACGACACCCGCCCCGAAGTGACCGAGCGCTTTGAGCTCTACATCACCGGCCGCGAGTTCGGCAACGGCTTCAGCGAGCTGAACGACGCCGAAGACCAGGCCGCACGCTTTCACGCACAAGTGGCCGCCAAAGACGATGGCGACGACGAAGCCATGTACTACGACCACGACTTTGTGCGTGCATTGGAATACGGCATGCCCCCTGCTGGCGGCTGTGGCATCGGCATTGACCGCCTGATGATGCTGCTGACCGACAGCGCCAGCATCCGCGACGTGATCTTGTTCCCGGCGCTGCGGCACGTGCAGGAATAA
- a CDS encoding helix-turn-helix transcriptional regulator: MSDHDSWPGCLVVYHSHPDVGRAIASMFSDKLPGLRVVSATNIGDILHLSLQYSPTWIWVDTCTDAEQIEQFRMFRSVCPGLRFVGFGGGDDLAATRLKLGWGKDDLLFGELVPWDKLAASFASLGLMAPGDQGQTLQAVKLTRRMSQLLILLQSGMANQAIAQKLGISEHTVKVHFCRLYERLGVNNRLQALHKAQLLGLIAGR, translated from the coding sequence ATGTCAGACCATGATTCTTGGCCAGGGTGCCTGGTGGTTTATCACTCGCACCCTGACGTTGGCAGAGCCATTGCTTCGATGTTCAGCGACAAGCTGCCGGGTTTGCGGGTGGTGTCGGCGACGAACATCGGCGACATTTTGCATTTGTCGTTGCAATACAGCCCCACCTGGATTTGGGTGGATACCTGCACCGACGCAGAGCAAATAGAGCAGTTCCGCATGTTCAGATCGGTGTGCCCCGGCCTGCGTTTTGTGGGGTTTGGTGGTGGCGACGATCTTGCGGCCACGCGGCTCAAGCTGGGCTGGGGCAAGGACGATTTGTTGTTTGGCGAGCTGGTGCCCTGGGATAAGTTGGCCGCGAGTTTTGCCTCTTTGGGCCTGATGGCCCCAGGCGATCAGGGCCAGACCTTGCAGGCGGTGAAGTTGACGCGCCGCATGTCACAGCTTTTGATTTTGCTGCAGTCCGGCATGGCCAATCAGGCCATTGCCCAAAAACTGGGCATTTCCGAGCACACCGTCAAAGTCCATTTTTGTCGTCTTTACGAACGTTTGGGCGTGAACAACCGTTTGCAGGCTTTGCACAAAGCCCAGTTGCTCGGGCTGATCGCCGGGCGCTGA